In one Chloroflexota bacterium genomic region, the following are encoded:
- the maf gene encoding septum formation protein Maf: MTYAAEKSGLLALKLAGTGPFGEALAQHDVRRVSVFGGIPGEDVLAGVVRQRRKRILARVVEVTNASPERVEPPCPYFVSCTGCQWQHIRYEYQLELKRGIVQEAMQEAGIPVSLVSPVVPAPQMFGYRNHMRFTVGPGGNLGFVNWQSRRFVSVNQCLLMHPWINQALSQLQGRCGETTQVSIRYGVNTGQWLIQPTLSSSQVSLQSGQKHYEEALAGRRFRISAASFFQVNTVQAEHVAQLVRQRLGLTGRELVVDAYAGVGTFAVLLAPFARKVIAIEEAPSAIRDAQINIQGLDNVEVVEAKTEHLLGVLPERPDALVLDPPRSGCQFQALQAVLFRPPQRVVYVSCNPQALARDLRILLHGPLVLEEVLPIDLFPQTHHVECLATLSYNPEKEQAFQSRQQLILASGSPRRQEIMAEMGLSFRVVPPQVAETASLSTDPVAVARERALQKARSVASMVREGMVIGADTVVADGDVILEKPASEEEAHAFLRRLRGKEHRVITGLALIDAASGEEVTGRCISRVLMREYSDAEIAAYVASGDAWDKAGGYAIQDKQFHPVAQVTGCYLNVVGLPVCTLLRLMRRMGVYPTLDRRWVPPGDCPDCHRLARQAQRK, from the coding sequence ATGACCTACGCTGCGGAAAAGTCAGGGTTGCTCGCCTTGAAACTAGCTGGCACAGGGCCTTTCGGAGAGGCTCTAGCACAGCACGACGTCAGGCGGGTATCCGTCTTCGGGGGTATACCTGGGGAGGATGTGCTGGCTGGGGTGGTGCGACAGCGCCGCAAGAGGATTCTGGCGCGAGTAGTCGAGGTGACCAATGCCTCCCCTGAGCGAGTGGAGCCACCCTGCCCCTATTTCGTGTCTTGCACGGGTTGCCAGTGGCAGCACATCCGATATGAATACCAACTGGAACTGAAGCGGGGAATAGTCCAGGAGGCGATGCAAGAAGCTGGCATACCGGTTTCTTTGGTGTCCCCCGTGGTACCAGCGCCTCAAATGTTCGGATACCGTAACCACATGCGCTTTACGGTGGGGCCTGGGGGTAACTTGGGCTTCGTCAACTGGCAGAGTCGGCGCTTTGTCTCCGTGAACCAGTGCCTGTTGATGCATCCGTGGATCAATCAGGCACTCTCGCAGCTTCAGGGGCGCTGCGGAGAGACAACTCAGGTCTCCATCCGATATGGAGTAAACACTGGCCAGTGGCTGATCCAGCCGACCCTCAGCTCGTCGCAGGTATCACTGCAATCTGGCCAGAAACACTACGAGGAAGCACTGGCAGGCAGGCGCTTTCGCATCTCTGCTGCATCCTTTTTCCAGGTGAACACGGTCCAAGCGGAGCATGTGGCACAACTGGTGCGTCAGCGGCTTGGCTTGACTGGTCGGGAACTGGTGGTGGATGCCTATGCCGGGGTGGGCACCTTTGCTGTGTTGCTAGCCCCATTCGCCCGCAAGGTCATTGCTATTGAGGAGGCGCCCTCAGCTATACGGGACGCCCAAATTAACATCCAAGGGCTTGACAATGTGGAGGTGGTTGAGGCAAAGACAGAGCACCTGCTGGGGGTTTTGCCGGAGAGGCCCGATGCTCTGGTACTCGACCCGCCTCGATCTGGCTGTCAATTTCAGGCTCTCCAGGCCGTGCTTTTCCGTCCACCGCAACGCGTAGTGTATGTATCGTGCAATCCTCAGGCCCTGGCTCGCGATCTGCGGATACTGCTGCATGGCCCCCTCGTTCTGGAGGAGGTGCTGCCTATTGATCTGTTTCCTCAAACCCACCATGTCGAGTGTCTGGCTACGCTATCCTACAATCCTGAAAAGGAACAGGCCTTTCAGTCACGCCAGCAGCTTATACTGGCCTCTGGATCTCCCAGGCGGCAGGAGATCATGGCTGAAATGGGGCTTTCCTTCCGGGTGGTGCCGCCGCAAGTTGCGGAGACAGCTTCTTTATCCACTGACCCTGTGGCGGTAGCCAGGGAGCGCGCTCTTCAAAAAGCCCGGTCAGTGGCCTCCATGGTGCGTGAGGGCATGGTTATCGGTGCTGACACTGTTGTGGCTGACGGGGATGTCATTCTGGAAAAGCCTGCCTCCGAAGAGGAAGCTCATGCTTTCCTGCGCCGGTTACGGGGCAAGGAGCACCGGGTTATCACCGGCTTGGCCCTTATTGATGCGGCTAGCGGCGAAGAGGTCACCGGCCGCTGCATCAGCCGGGTGCTCATGCGGGAGTACAGTGATGCCGAGATAGCCGCCTACGTAGCCAGCGGCGACGCCTGGGATAAGGCAGGAGGATATGCCATCCAGGACAAGCAGTTTCATCCCGTGGCCCAGGTTACGGGCTGCTATTTGAACGTGGTGGGCCTTCCTGTCTGTACCTTGCTGCGTCTGATGCGGCGCATGGGCGTATACCCTACCCTCGACCGGCGCTGGGTGCCGCCGGGCGATTGCCCCGACTGCCATCGCCTGGCAAGGCAAGCGCAAAGGAAATAG
- a CDS encoding fructose 1,6-bisphosphatase, translating into MKLTLSVIKADIGGYVGHSSCHPEVLNEARESLATAKRDGLLIDFYVTNCGDDLELIMTHQQGEESKRIHKLAWDTFLKGTSVAKRLKLHGAGQDLLTDAFSGNVKGMGPGVAEMEIEERQAETILIFMADKTSSGAWNMPLYKMFADPFNTIGLVIASNMHSGFAFEVHDVKKNKKITLSAPEEIYDMLVFLGAPSRYAIKAVYHRRTGEIAAVSSTQRLSFIAGRYVGKDDPVCVVRSQGNFPAVGEILEPFTMPQMVEGWMRGSHHGPLMPTAQPQANPSRFDGPPRVIALGFQLSSGMLVGPRDMFDDPAFDEVRRWANHIADYLRRHGPFEPHRLPLEEMEYTTMPEIMKKLQRRFVKL; encoded by the coding sequence GTGAAGCTTACCCTGAGTGTGATCAAGGCGGATATTGGTGGCTATGTGGGTCACTCTAGTTGCCATCCTGAGGTTCTGAATGAAGCGCGAGAGAGCCTTGCCACAGCCAAGAGGGATGGCTTGCTCATTGATTTCTATGTCACCAACTGTGGTGACGATTTGGAGCTGATTATGACCCATCAGCAGGGGGAGGAAAGCAAGCGCATCCACAAGTTAGCCTGGGATACTTTTCTGAAGGGTACCAGCGTTGCCAAGAGACTTAAGCTGCACGGGGCGGGGCAGGACCTTCTTACCGATGCCTTCTCCGGCAATGTGAAGGGGATGGGGCCTGGGGTGGCTGAGATGGAAATTGAGGAGCGTCAGGCGGAAACGATATTGATATTCATGGCGGACAAGACCTCCTCCGGTGCGTGGAACATGCCTCTTTATAAGATGTTCGCCGATCCGTTCAATACCATCGGGCTAGTGATTGCTTCAAATATGCACTCGGGCTTTGCCTTCGAGGTGCACGATGTGAAGAAGAACAAGAAGATTACCTTGAGCGCCCCTGAGGAAATATATGATATGCTGGTCTTTCTGGGTGCTCCCAGTCGCTATGCTATTAAGGCAGTCTACCACCGCCGCACAGGAGAGATAGCGGCAGTCTCCTCAACACAGCGTCTGTCTTTCATTGCCGGCAGATATGTTGGCAAGGATGACCCAGTCTGTGTCGTCAGGTCTCAGGGGAATTTCCCTGCGGTAGGTGAGATTCTGGAACCTTTCACCATGCCTCAAATGGTAGAGGGCTGGATGCGCGGTTCGCACCATGGTCCGCTTATGCCTACAGCCCAGCCTCAGGCCAATCCTTCGCGTTTCGACGGTCCCCCCAGAGTGATCGCTCTGGGTTTCCAGCTTTCAAGTGGGATGCTGGTAGGACCGCGCGACATGTTCGACGATCCGGCTTTTGACGAGGTGCGTCGCTGGGCAAATCATATTGCTGACTACCTGCGGCGGCATGGTCCTTTTGAGCCTCACCGTCTTCCCTTGGAGGAGATGGAGTACACTACCATGCCCGAGATAATGAAGAAGCTACAGAGAAGATTTGTAAAGCTGTGA
- the rdgB gene encoding RdgB/HAM1 family non-canonical purine NTP pyrophosphatase, producing the protein MTPRLLLATTNLAKIREYSLLFRGAPLELTTLAEENMDLEVSETGSTLEENARIKAAAYAVDERFIVAADDSGLEVDALGGAPGPLSARFAGKNASDREKVALLLSRLAGVAWERRCAHFRCVIAIAAASRILRVFEGECQGVISFEPRGSQGFGYDPVFYLPELGKTMAELSIEEKNRVSHRGKAARKALRFLKRYVTVN; encoded by the coding sequence GTGACACCGAGGCTTCTCCTGGCTACCACAAACCTGGCTAAAATACGAGAATACTCCCTGCTCTTCCGGGGGGCTCCGCTTGAGTTGACCACTTTGGCTGAGGAAAACATGGACTTGGAGGTGAGCGAAACAGGTAGTACTCTGGAGGAAAACGCCAGGATCAAAGCCGCTGCTTATGCTGTTGATGAGAGGTTTATTGTAGCGGCTGATGACTCTGGGCTCGAAGTGGATGCTTTGGGGGGTGCCCCTGGCCCCCTGTCGGCGCGTTTTGCGGGTAAGAACGCTTCAGATAGGGAGAAGGTGGCACTTCTATTGTCTCGTTTGGCGGGAGTGGCTTGGGAGAGACGCTGTGCCCACTTCCGTTGTGTAATAGCTATCGCTGCGGCTTCGCGGATTCTGAGAGTTTTTGAGGGCGAATGCCAGGGAGTGATTAGTTTCGAGCCTAGGGGCAGCCAGGGCTTTGGATATGACCCCGTCTTCTATCTACCGGAGCTAGGCAAGACTATGGCTGAGCTGTCGATTGAAGAGAAGAATAGGGTGAGTCATAGGGGCAAGGCGGCGCGAAAAGCGCTCCGTTTCTTGAAACGGTACGTTACGGTGAATTAA